DNA sequence from the Paraburkholderia azotifigens genome:
GCACGAGTTCGAGGCGCGCGTCGGTGTTGTCGGCGAGCAGCGTGGCGGCCGGAACCGTGATCACGACGGAATCGAACGGCCGTTGCTGCCGATAGTTGCGGCACAGGCTGAGAAACTCATCCCACGGCTTGCCGTCGCCATCGTCATCCGGCGAGCCGAGATAGGCCGCCTTGATATCGACCACGATGCCGCGGTCGAAGAAATGCCACGAAATGCCCTGCGTCGCAGCGGGGCTCGCGGCGTCAGCGCCGAGTACGCTGGCCACGCCCGCCTGGGCGATCGGCAGTGGTCGCGGATCGTCTCCTTCGTTGAGGATCATGATCCACGGAATGTTGTACCGCTCCGCGCGCGTCGCGATATTGCCTTCGATCAGTTCGACTGCCTGGCGAAACGCGCTGCGCAGCGAGTCCGAGCGCAGACGCACGATCTTGCGCTCGGCTTGCGGCTTCGCGTGCGAACCGTGGACCGCGAAATACAGCACGGCGCCCAGCACGACGCATACGACGAGCGTGAGCAGCGCGATCGAAAGCAGAAACAGGTTGCTCGTCAGCATGGGCGCACTCCCACACATAACCGGCATCCACGCGAGTGCATCGAAAGCATGGCGGCAGGCCCGACAGCTGGCGTAAAACAGCGAACATTCATGAACTTCTCCCCGTCACCGGGTCGGCATGCAGCGCGTCGCGTACGGGCCACGACTGCCACAACCACAGCATTTCGGAAATCGCCAGCAGCGACACGGCGGCGAGCATCAGAATCACAGTCCAGCGGCTCACGGTCGGCAGCTTGCGCGGTGCAACGTGCGACAGGGTGTTCCCATAAGCCGCCTCGGACAACACGCGCTCACGCCCGCCGAGGTCCGGGCGACGCTGATAGACGAACTCATAAAGTTCCTCGCGATAGCTGCGCAGACGCGCCGCCGCGTCGGTATCGCGAAAGCGCCCCTGGAAGCCCATCGCCAGTGCGAACAGATAAAGCCGCGCGAGGTTGCGGTCCGACGGTTCGCGGTCCGACAGCAGTTGCTCGATGCGACGGAAAATCTGGTCGCCCGCGACGTTGGTGCGAAAGAGCGTCGATTCGAGCAGATAGCCCGTCCAGCGATCTCGCCCGGACCACTGAGAATTCAGCAGTATTTCGTCGGCGAGGACCGCTTTCAGATAGCGGGCGTCGGCGATCGTCTCCATCTCGAAGCGCGTGCTGTCACGCCGCGACTGCAGCGTCTGGATTTCGAGCAGATCGAGCAGATGACGACTCATGCTCTGCGCGGCGAGGTCCGGGTCGGCATCGGGCAACTCGGAAAATCGCGTCTGCGCCCTGACGAGTTCGTCGAGAAACGTGCGGAACTGTTCCGTCACGAGATCGCCTTCTTCGGGTTCGGGTCGGTTGCGTGCCATGCTCAGGTTGCCTTGATCGTTGCCTGCGTGTGCGTGTGCGTGCACGTGTGCGGGGTCGCTATCGTGATTGCCGTCATTTCGCGCGTCATCCCTTGACGAACAGCAGCATTTCCTGCGGTCGCTGCGCACTTGCGCCCTCGTTCGGGTTGCCGATCACCAGCAGCTCGCTCGCCAGCACCAGCGCGTGCTCGGCTTGAACCTCGAACAGCAGGTAGCCCGAACCCGAACGCAATCCGAGATCCTCGGCGTAGTCGATGCCGCGCCGCGCGGCGCCCAGCACGCGGCGGCTGCGCAACGACGCATAGACCGACTGGGAGCCGATAACGGCGCCGTCCATCCACGCCAGCAGATCGCGATCCGACTGGCCGCGCAGACCGACCACGAGGCGCTCGCCGATCCAGTCCGGATGCAGCGAGATTTCGAACGCGCCGTGCCGGAATTCGAACTTGTGCTCGCGGTACTCTTCGTTGACTTCCGACATCGACTCGCGCAGCGAGCGCAACAGCGGCGTGAATACCGAAAGCGGATCGGCGTGATCGTAGTCGGCAGGCACGGGCGGCAGGCCGCCGGGCTTGAGCATCGCCAGCGACCCGTTGAGCGACGCCAGCGACAGATACAGCGAGAGCGGATGAAGATGCGGCGTGCGCAGCGTTGCTTCGGCGAGCGGCAATGCGCTCAGCAGGCTGCGCAGGCGGTCCTTGAGTTCCAGCTGCGTCAGCCGGTCGTCGACTTTCGACGAGGGATTCGCGGTCTGCCGCGCAACGAAAGCAGCCTTGCCGCGCAGTTGCCCGAGCAGGGACGCCACGCTGGTCCAGAGCGGATTGTCGCGCGCCACCTCCAGCAGCGGCGGCAGATGCTCGCCGAGCCGCACCACCTCGTTGTCCTTGTACAGCGAGCCAAGCCGCAGATACACGTGCATCGCCGAGGGCAGTTCGCCCGCCGCGAGCGCGAGATTGGGCATTAGTCGCGGGATATCGGCGGGCGGCGCATCGGAAACCTGATCCTCGACCGGCGCGCTCGCACTCGAACGGAAGCGCTTGATCTGCGCACTACGGCGCATCGTGGCCGCAACAGGCAACACCAGATAGAAATCGATCGGACCATTCGAGAGGGCTGCCGCGAACGGTTCGAGCGACAGTTCAAGGCGCCCCGCGCCTTCCGCTTCCGCGTGATAGGTGACGGCCGTGCCATCGGGCATGATCGCGTCGAGTTCGAGCACACGCAGCAAACCTGCGGGCAGCAGGCCGTGGTCAAATACCAGGCGCCGCACGCCCCAGCTGAACGGCGCCGCTGCAAGCGTCTGCCACGCAACCAGTGAATCGATTCGCGATGCCATCTGCTGAAAATGCTGCGGCGAGAGCAACATGCCCTCGAACCATTCGATACGGTCGGTCACCGCCATGTTGGCGTCATGCATCATTTCGCATCCAGAACGGAAAAGTTGGTGCCTTCGAGCTGCACCACCATGTGGCCGCTGAAGTGTTCGATCCGCACGCGATGCGCGCCCGGGCCTTCGTAATTGGCAAAGACAAATGCGCCGGCAACACGCGGCCCGGCCAGGTCATCCCCATTCACCTCGACGCGCTGGCCCGGCACGATCTCCCAGCCGCGATACCGCAGATTCTTCGGGTAGGTGCTGACGAGATCGTTTCGACCCGCGAACCATTTCGAGGCCGGCATTTCGGCAATGCGGGCAAGTAACGCGTCATCGCTGACGAGAACGATGTCCACGGCGACGGCGCTGTTGTTGTTCACTTCGTCGCTGGCGCTCAACGTCACTTGCGACCATTTCGCTTTCTCACCGCTCATCCCGAGGACGCTGCATCCTCCGAGCGCACCCGCAACGCACACCGCTGCGAGGAGCCCCGTCGTCCCCTTCATCAGCCGCCTGCATGAGCGTGTCCAGTCGCGCGTGAATACGCGCATCCCACCGTTGATCATCTCGCTCCCACTCCAATTCCCATCACCACGATCAGCGACGCCACCATCACGACGCAGCCCGCGGCAAGCACAAGCTGTCCGCGCGTGAAAGTGAAGCGCAACACCGGGTTCAATTCGACGACTGCACCTCGCGTGTCGACGGCGGCCACCCGTTCCGACGGCAGACCTGCCGAGACCAGTGCGATCACCGTACACACCGAAAGCAGGCTCAACACGTTGCGCGGTCCCTCACAGATCAGATCGACCGTGACGAGAAGGATGCCTGCGGCCTCGACGGGCAGATTGAGCAGTGACAGCACCAGCCCCGTATATCCGACGGTTGCGACACCGTTCTGCCCGGCCGAAACAAATGCGGCAATCACAGATGCGCCGCAGATCACCACGATTTCACCCGGGCCAAGCGGCCGTTCGTAGAGGTTGGCGACAAACACCGTCGCCAGCGTGTAATACAGCGCCGAGCCCGCGCGAACGAAAACCGACCCGAACGGTACGACCAGTTCCACGACACCGCGACTGAAACCGAGGCGCTCGCTCATCGCTTCGATGGTATGGGGAATGGGTGCCGTTGCGCTGCCCGATGTGAACCCGATCAAAAGCGGTGCCTTCAGGCTGCCGAGCACGCGCAAGAACGGCTGCCCCGCTCGCGCGGCGATCGTGCCGATCGCGACGGCCGAAAGCACGATAGAGGAAACGGCGAAGCACAGCAGCAGCCCGCTCATCGCATCGAGCGTGGCGCTTTGCGTGTGCGAAGTCAGATTGGCAGCGACGCCCAGCACCAGGACCGGGATCAGCAGGTTCGCATGCGCAATGATCGTTTCGAGCGAGCGATAGACGCCCTCGAACACATTGCTCAGCATCTTCGTCTTCTCGCGCGAAAGTGCGGCGAACGCCATGCCGAACAGGAGCGTGCCCGTCAGGATACCGAGGGATCGCCCGTCCGCAAGCGCACGGTAGAAATTGTCGGGGAAAATCTCGGCGATGCTGAGCACGCCAGTCGCTGCTTCATCGCTACCGCCGCCGTGATCGAACAACGTCACGCGCACTTCTTCCGCATCGCTGGCGCTCTTGAGCACGAGTTCGCCAAGGTGCGCATGCGCGGCGGCGGACAGGTGCGCGCCCGGCATGATGAGCACGCCCAGCAGCGTCCCGACGATTGCGCTGACCACCACGAGCCCAAGCGCAAGACCGACGATCGTGCCAACGCGCGTGCGCGGCTTCGGCAAGGCGATAACCTGCCGAAGGCCGAAGAATGTCGCCACGACCAGCAGCGGGATCGCTGCCATGTTGACCACCGAAAGATACAACTGGCCGACGAAATACGCGAATTGTCCAACGGGCTCGGCGAACACGCCGCACAGGCCGCCCACCGCCAGGCAGATGATAAGGCCGAGCGTGCTGTGCGAGAGCGTACGAAGCGTTCTCATTGCGGGCGATTCCAGCCACGCTCGCACGCGTATTTGACAGTTGCACGTGCCAGTTCGAGCGAGCTATCGATCAGCTCGACTGGCGATGCGGCGATTCGCTGCGCTGCCAGCGGGATTTCCGTACAGGCCATCAGCGCCATCGTTACGCCTAGTTCCGCGAGCATCGCGAGAGCGGTCTCGAGGTGGGCCGCAGCGGAATCGAGATCTCCTGACTTGACTTCGTCGATGCAGGCAGCGACGAGCGCTTGCATCGCATCGTCCGGGGTGACGGGTTCGATGTCACGCTCAGCGAGCGCACGCTGATAGAAACCGGACACCAGCGCGCCGCCCGTCGCGAGCACCGCGACACGTCGTGCAGTGGGTGGCACTGCGGCTACGCAGATTTCGGCGATATTCAGCACGGGAGCGGCACTGTGCGCACGGATCTGCGCATACCAGTGATGCGCCGAATTGCATGGAATCGCGATCAACCCGACACTGTTCCTGTTCAGCATGTCGATGCCTGCGAGCAGCGCCGGCAGGGGATCGGCACCATCGTCGAGAATCGCGCTCGAACGGTCTTCGATGTGCGGAAGGTTCGCCACCAGGAGCGGCAGATGCTCCTGGTCGCGGCTCGCTTGCGTCAGTCGCACGACCTTGTCCATGAAGTCCACGGTCGCTAGCGGCCCCATGCCGCCCAGAATGCCGATGAGTGCCATGGCGGGGTCCTAGATCTTCAGCGGACGAGGACAGATGACGGACACGGCGGCGGCATTGCCGATCACGAGAATCAGCGTGCGCAACATGTCGCAAATGGGATCCACTGCAAGAAACAGAATGAATGCCGCCTCGAACGGCAGCCGCAGATAGGAGCACGTCATGCCCACCAGCGAGACGGTCACGAGTCCAGTCATGCCAGCGGAGGCGAACCCCGCCAGCACCGACGCGAGCAGGACGGTGACGACCTCGACCACGCCGAGCGAATGGCCGTACAGCTGGGCGATAAAGAGCGTCGCGCACACGTAGTAGACCATCGGGCCGACGCGCAACAGCGAGATCGTCAGCGGCACGAGCAGTTCGACGCGCGAACGGGCGAAGCCGAGGTTATCGACGAGACTTTCGATCATGCTCGGCATGCACGCCGCGCTGTTGCGGGTAGCGAGCGCGAGTGCAAAGGGCGCGCGCAATGCGTCCAGCGTCTTGCCGAGGCTGTGCGTCGAACGCTTCCAGATGATGACGGCTGCAAGCACCAGCAGTAGCGCCGAGGTAATGAAAAACGCCAGCACAAACTGGAGCATCGCGTGCAGCGGACCGACACCCGACTTGCCCAGTTGTGCCGCGCTCATGCAGAACAGAATGAGCGGCAGCGCGTAGCTCAGCCAGTGCATCAGCTTCTGGCAAGCGTGGTAGATCGTTTCCAGCGACTGGCTGAGCCCCACGGAAATGCGCTCCGGCACCCGCCCCACGGCAAGGCCGAACAGCAGCGCGAAGACCAGCGCCTTCAGTGCGTCACCGTTGGCGAGCGCAGCGAAAATGTTGGTCGGCACGAGGCTGGTCAGCACATCGGAGAAATTGAGCGTCTTTTGCGGCAGGTCGGCGCCATAGAGGTTCATCACCGTGTCGCTCGACGAACTGTCGCTGCCCACCATCAGGCCGAACGTCTGCATCGTGGCCGTCGAGATGTTCGCGCCGGGATGCATGATCAGCAGCACGATCGCGCCAACAACCGCAACCGTTACCGATGCGCCGAGAAACACCGTGACCACACGCATCAGCAGACGCGAGGTGCCACCATCGCGAAAGAGTCGCTGCAGGCTGAAGATGACTGCCGAGATCATGAACGGCAAGGTCGTCATCTTCAACAGATCGACGTAGATGTCGCCAAGAAAGCCGAGCTTCTGGGACGCCTCGGGTGCGAACAGCCCGAAAGCGCCGCCGAGTGCCAGACTGCCGATGACGACCCACGGGTTGAGCACGAATGCATAGATCCTGCTGGAGTTCATTGTTCTGGTCTCTTTTTTTCGCGCTGTATGAATTAGTGATCGGCGGCTTGCAGGACAGTGCTGACGTCCAGCTTCGTGCTGCGATCAGCAAGGAACTGGTTGACGAACGAAAGCAGCGCCGGCTCGTTTACGTTGACGCCAATGGCAAGCGTGTCTTCGAGATCCTGAAGCGTCACGACGCGCAACCGCAGCGACGCCGTGGGGTCGACCTTGAGTACCCGCTTCACTTCGAATTCGTCGCGATACGCAGCGGTGACATCCCCTGCATTGAGGGCCTTGAGCACATCCTCCCAGGTCGCGTAGCTACGCACCTGCGCGTGCGGGAAGTTGTTGACCACGTAGCCCGCGTATGACGAATTCGCCACCACGCCGATGGTGCTGTCATATGAGCGCACCACTTCCGGAACGGATCGGCCGTGCGCGAGTTGCGCGAACTTCACGCGGTTGAGCAGCAGCGCGCGTTTCAGGCGCAAATACGGTGTGCTGAAAGCGATCACCGTCGCGCGGGACAACGTACGCGAGAGCTTGCTGACTGCGATATCGGCCTGCCCTTTCGCGAGCAGGCTCACCGTGTCGTCGAACGTGTGTGCGTCACGATTGAATCGCACCTTGACGTGGAGCTTCGCCGCCATCTCGCGAGCAAGATCGATGTCGAGCCCTGTGAGCTTGCCGTCGTGCTCCTCAAAGAACGGCGGCTGATCGACAGAGAGGACGGCAACCACGAGTTCCCCCGGCCGATGATGCGCGCGAACTCGGGCGCAAGCAGGCGGCCATCCGGCATCTGCACGAGCCCGGTCGACGTGACAACGGGTGCGCTGGCCGGAGCCGCCGCGGCGGGCGCGCCAACCGGCTGAGGCGTGACAGCAAATGCGCTTTGAGCAGTCACGCCTGCAGCCAGCAACGCAACCCCCGTGAGGCAGTTGCCAAGCGCGCGCCGAAAACCATGCATCACGGTTCGCACATGCACGCGGCGTGCGTCTTTGCGGACGGGGGTGAGAAGAGAACGCGACATGAAGTTACCGGTTTCAAAGAGTCGAAGAAGCGGGAAGCGCGGCCATGTCGGCGGCAGCCGGCGATGACGGTTGCGCGACGGCGGCGGCCGGTGCGGCGACGGGCGGCGACACGCGCGCGTCCTGGGCAGCCGTTTCCGACGTAGGCGACGAATGATTCATGCGCGCGCCGATTTCCACACCCAGCAGAAACAGAAGCACGCACAGCAGGACTGCACAGGTGATGGCAATCGTCACCATCCGCGAAGTCATCGAAAAAACGTATTGCATGGTTCCCTCGCGTTCAGGCGGTCATCGTGGTGAACTGCGCCGGCGCGACGACCTGAATCACACCACCCCACGCGCAGGTCAGCTTCGACGAGTTCTGCAGCGCCGGCATCGATCCGATCAGCACCGTCGGCGAGCCGGGCGCCCACGGGGCGGGCGTAACGGGGATGCACGGCATCGGCGTGAGCGCGCCCAGGGCGGCGGCCGTCGCCGCGGCCACCATGGGGTTGGCCATCGAACTGCATTGCCCGAAGGGCATGATGTTGACCATCGGCGCGCAGTCCATGATGGTGGCCGCCGGCGCGCCGCACATCACCCGGTTGGCGGGCAGCACCTGCAATGCCGACGGCGCGACGCCGAAACTGCATTGCAGCGTGGTGCCCGAAGTAACCTGAATCCCCATATCTGCCTCTTGCCTCTGCCTTTATCCCCTGACCCACTTTTCCAGATTCTTGACAAGGCGGGGTCCGCGCGCACCGCCCGCCTGCGGCGTGCCCGTATCCGGTGCGCGCCACTCGCCTTGCGGCTTGCCCTGCCGGTAGAGCCGTTCCTGCATCACCGTGCCGTCCGGTGCAAAGCGGCGCACGGTGCCATGCAGCAGGTCCGCCTGATAGGGCGAACTCTGAACCAGGTCTCCGTTGTCGGCATATTCGTGCGTCTCCCCTTCGAGCTTGCCCCTGCTGTAGCGCGCACGCTTGACCACGACGCCGTCGTGCATGAACACGGCTTCGCGCTCCAGCTTTCCCGCCTCGTACGTCATCTGCGACGTGACGAGCCCCGAAGGCGCATAAGTCGCGCTCTCGCCGTGCAGCAACCCGCTCACATAGTGATTACGGCTCGCGAGACGCCCGGCTTGATACAAAGATGTCACGCCGTCGAGCTTGCCCTTGCGATACTGAGCCTCCTGCACCAGTTGGCCTTGCCCGTCGAAAATGCGCAGGCTGCCGTCGAGCTGGCCATGCACATAATTCGCGCGCGAGAGAGCCGTCCCGTTGGGCGCATAACTCACCGTTTCGCCGTGCGGCACGCCATGAGCGAGCGACGCGCGGTTGACCAGGTTGCCGTCCGCGTCACGCGTCTCGACCAGGACGGTTTCGACCTCGTCCGCACCGGGCGGCAAACTGGCAGCAAGGGTTGGCGTTGACATGAGCGTTTTCAGTTGAGCTGGACGATGCCGCCCTTCAGAGCGAGCTGACCACCGCCGTCGACCGTCTGCGTGGCCGAGGCTTTGTGCGAAACCGTCATGCCTTCGGTGCTGAGCGTCGTGCCTGCCTTGCTCGCGTGCGACGTACCCGCTTCGCTCGCCAGCGACGTCCCCGCCTTGATGCTGATCGAGCCGATGACTTCGATCACGAGGTTGCCGCCCACTTTCAACGTATAGTTGCCGTCGATCTTGTGCGTGTGATCACCGCTGATGTTGTGCGTGAATGCCGCGTGGTTCGTGTGGGTTTCGTCGCCCGTCACATCGACGGTGCGCGTGCCCTTGACGGTATGCGTCTCCTTGCCCTCGCTGACCTCGATACTGCGATCGCCCTTCTGCACCACGTGCGTCTCCGCGCCCGCCTTGACCGTGGTTGAAAGCGCGTTTTCGATCTCGACTGTCATGTCCTTCTGCGCATGGACGTAAAGCTCCTCGGAATTGAGCTTGTCTTCCATGCGGATTTCATTGCCGGCCGTGCCGCCTTTCGACGAACGGGAGCGAATCACGCTTTGCGTCTGCATCGACGGCAAGGTCACCGGCACCGCGTTGGTGCCGTTGTACACACAGCCCGTCACGAGCGGGCGGTCGGGATCGCCGTCGACGTAGCTGACCACGACCTCTTCGCCTATGCGCGGCAGAAACAGATGTCCCCAGCCCGGTCCCGCCGATGCCTGCGCGACGCGAACCCAGCACGAACTGTTCTGATCGGCATCGGGCGTGCGATCCCAGTAGAACTTGAGCTTGATGCGCCCTTGGGCGTCGGTCCAGATTTCCTCGTCCGATGGGCCGACCACTTTCGCCGTATGCGTGCCCGATACGACGGGCCTCGGCGTCACGAGCGGCGCGCGAAACGGCACGGTGGCGGGAAAGACGTCGAACTCGTTGCCATACATCAGGTTCGAGGCCGTGTGGCGCACGGCACGCACGACATAGCTGACATTGAGCGAGCTGTCGGGATGGCCGCTCAACGTGAAGGTCGTGCCTGCCGTGAGGCCGTAGTAGCCGCCTTCGCCGTGCCCCGTCTGCTGCGCGACGTTGTGCGCCTGGAGAAGCGTTCCGGCGATCTGGTCGCCGTGCGACGCGGCGACGTATTTGCCGGGGAATGTGAAGCGCGACCCGGTCGGAATGCTCGACGTGCCTTTCGACGACGACAGCAACGTGGCCGCCTGCGTGTAGTCGTAATCGCTGACGATATGCTCGCCTGCCACTACGCCGCGCGACATTTCGAATGCGCTCAGTCGCTGCACCTGGGGACCGATGCTCGAATCGGGTGCGAAATAGAGCGTCCCCGCCGTCGTCGCATCATGTGCGGATGGATCGTCCGCCAGCACCATCGTGTGCGCGCCGTCCGCGAAGGAGAAGAAGTAGAAGATCCCTTCCTCTTCCATCAGGCGCGAGATGAACCGGAACGCGCTCTCGTCGTACTGGACGCAATACTCGCGCACCAGATAGTTGCCAGCGTGCTTCGTGCGGTCCTCGAAGGTCACGCCAAAGGTGCCCAGCACCTGCTTGATGATGTCGAGCGCGCTCTGGTTTTGCCAGATGACGCGATCCTGACCGAGTGTCAGCAACCACAGACGCGGCGCCAGTTCGGCGGAATAGAAACCGTACTGCACGTCTGCGCCCGAATGCGCGAAACGCGTGACGATGCCATTGAAATAGCGCGTGGCGCCCGAGTGATCTTTCAGCGTCACCGTCACACTCTTGCCCACGATCTGCTGCGTGTCGAGCGCCTTGTTGGTCGAACGCATGCGCAGATCGAAGTGGTACAGCTCCGATATGGCTTCACGTCCGCCGAAACCATCGAGCAGCAGCACATCCGTCCCGAACGGTGTCGAGACGGAGGCAAAGCAGTTCGCCTGGCTGGGCACGGTGGACATGCGCTTACGCCTCCTTCGGCAGGAAGCGGAATTCGATGTCGCCCGTCGCGCCCAGCGCGAGATGCACGCCACCGAACGGCTCCGAAATCGAAATCCTCTCCAGCACCTGGCGCGCCAGTTCCGGCAGGACCGATTGCGTGAGAATGTGGTCGACATTGCGCGCGCCGCTGTCCACTTCCTTGCAGCGCTGTGCGATCAGCGTGGCAAGGTCCGCGTCCCACGTCAGCTGCGCGAGATGGTTGCGGGTAAAGCGCTGCGCGAGCCGTTCAAGCTTCAGATTGACGATCGCGTTGATCTGCGCGTCGCCGAGGTGGTAGTACGGCACGAGCACGAGCCGCCCGAGAAACGCCGGACTGAACTGCCTGAGCAGGGCCGGACGCAGCTTCTCGATCAACTCTTCGGGCGACGGCCGGCGGCCTCCACGTGAGGCTTCCGTGATCACGTCCTGCGCCGCGTTCGATGTAAGCAGGATCAGCGTGTTCTTGAAGTCGATGGGGACGCCCTCGCCGTCCTCCATCACGCCCTTGTCGAACACCTGGAAGAATAGCTCCAGCACGTCCGGGTGGGCCTTCTCCATTTCGTCGAGCAGCACCACGCTGTACGGGCGGCGGCGCACCGCTTCCGTCAGCACGCCGCCACGGCCGTAACCGACATATCCCGGCGGCGCGCCCTTCAGTCCCGAGACGCTATGCGCCTCCTGGAACTCGGACATATTCACCGTGATCATGTTGCGCTCGCCTCCGTACAGCAGATCCGCAAGCGCAAATGCCGTCTCGGTCTTGCCGACACCGCTCGGCCCAACGAGCAGGAAGACGCCCACCGGTTTGCCTGGATCGTCGAGGTCGGCGCGGAACGTACGCACACGGCGCGCGATCGCGTCGAGCGCTTCGTCCTGGCCGACTACGCGTTCGGCAAGCTTGTCCTGAAGGTAAAGCACCGTATGCAGTTCGTCGGCGAGCATCCGGCCGACGGGAATGCCCGTCCATCCGGATATCACCTTCGCGACCGTTTCCGAATCGACGCATACAGGGACCATCGGCTCGTCGTTTTGCACGGCTTCGAGCCCCTTCTCCAGCCGCGACAGATTCGCTGTCAGCGACTCACCCTCTTCGGGCTCGCCCGCACCGCTTTGATCCGCCAGATAGCCGCGAATTTTCTTGCGCCAGGCGAGCACCTCTTCCACCGCGCGCTTTTCCGTCGAGAGCTTTTCGGTAAGACGCGAATGCTGCGCGCGCTCGTCTTCGAGCTGCTTCGTGATGGCAGCGATAGCGTCGGCACGCTCGGCGCCCATCGCAGCTTCGTGACGCGCGATCCGAAGCTGGTTTTCCGCGGTATCGAGCGAGCGGCCCAGCGCTTCGATCTCTTCGGGCAACCCGTTCTGGCCGATCGCGACGCGCGCGCAGGCCGTGTCGAGCACGCTGATCGCCTTGTCCGGCAACTGCCGCCCGGAGATGTAGCGATGCGAGAGCTTCACGGCATCGCGCACGGCTTCGTCGAGAATCTCGACCCCGTGATGCTCTTCGAGCTTCTGCACCATGCCGCGCAGCATCTCAATCGCGACGGGTTCGCTCGGCTCCTCGACCTTGACGACCTGGAAGCGTCGCGCCAGCGCCGGATCGCGCTCCACGTACTTCTTGTACTCGGCCCAGGTCGTAGCGGCAATCGTGCGCAGTTCGCCGCGCGCGAGCGCCGGCTTGAGCAGGTTGGCCGCATCGCCCTGACCTTCGCTGCCGCCGGCACCAATAAGCTGATGCGCTTCGTCGATGAAAAGAATCACCGGCACAGCCGACGACTTCACTTCCGCGATCACCGACTTGAGCCGGTTCTCGAACTCGCCCTTCACACCCGCGCCTGCCTGCAACAGCGCAAGATCGAGCGAACGGACGGACACGTTGGTCAGCGCGGGCGGCACGTCGCCTTGCACGATACGCTGCGCGAAGCCTTCGACGACAGCCGTTTTGCCGACACCCGCCTCGCCCGTCAGGATCGGGTTGTTCTGACGGCGGCGCAGCAACACGTCGATCAGTTGCCGGATCTCGGCGTCGCGCCCGCGAATTGGGTCGATGTTGCCTTCGCGCGCAAGGCCTGTGAGGTCGACGGTGTATTGATCGAGCGCGGTCTTGCGGCCCTGGTTCGCGCCGCCCTGCGCCATGGAAGGCATCGCCGCTTGCGCTTGCGGCGCGGCAGCGGGCGTTGCATTGGCGTGTCCTGCTTCCGACGTTGCCGGCGAACCCGCCTGCGCGCCGCCTGCATCTTCAGCCGAACCTGCCAGCATGGCACCCAGGCGCTCGCGCAAGCTCGCACGCGGAATGTTCAGCAACGCCGGCGCGGATTCGAGCAGCATGCCGCGCAGACTGTCCACCTCGAGCAGTGCCAGCACGAGCGTGCCGGATCGGATCTGCTGTTCGCCGAGCAACATCGAACTCAGCAGCCACGCTTCCTGGAAAAGCGGAGAAAAATTCGGCGACAGCGCGGGCGTGCGTCCATTGCCGCGCTTGAACAGATCGACGGCCTTCTGTAGTTGCGCGGTGAGCGTTTCAGGTTT
Encoded proteins:
- a CDS encoding toxin-antitoxin system YwqK family antitoxin, producing the protein MSTPTLAASLPPGADEVETVLVETRDADGNLVNRASLAHGVPHGETVSYAPNGTALSRANYVHGQLDGSLRIFDGQGQLVQEAQYRKGKLDGVTSLYQAGRLASRNHYVSGLLHGESATYAPSGLVTSQMTYEAGKLEREAVFMHDGVVVKRARYSRGKLEGETHEYADNGDLVQSSPYQADLLHGTVRRFAPDGTVMQERLYRQGKPQGEWRAPDTGTPQAGGARGPRLVKNLEKWVRG
- the tssI gene encoding type VI secretion system tip protein TssI/VgrG, whose amino-acid sequence is MSTVPSQANCFASVSTPFGTDVLLLDGFGGREAISELYHFDLRMRSTNKALDTQQIVGKSVTVTLKDHSGATRYFNGIVTRFAHSGADVQYGFYSAELAPRLWLLTLGQDRVIWQNQSALDIIKQVLGTFGVTFEDRTKHAGNYLVREYCVQYDESAFRFISRLMEEEGIFYFFSFADGAHTMVLADDPSAHDATTAGTLYFAPDSSIGPQVQRLSAFEMSRGVVAGEHIVSDYDYTQAATLLSSSKGTSSIPTGSRFTFPGKYVAASHGDQIAGTLLQAHNVAQQTGHGEGGYYGLTAGTTFTLSGHPDSSLNVSYVVRAVRHTASNLMYGNEFDVFPATVPFRAPLVTPRPVVSGTHTAKVVGPSDEEIWTDAQGRIKLKFYWDRTPDADQNSSCWVRVAQASAGPGWGHLFLPRIGEEVVVSYVDGDPDRPLVTGCVYNGTNAVPVTLPSMQTQSVIRSRSSKGGTAGNEIRMEDKLNSEELYVHAQKDMTVEIENALSTTVKAGAETHVVQKGDRSIEVSEGKETHTVKGTRTVDVTGDETHTNHAAFTHNISGDHTHKIDGNYTLKVGGNLVIEVIGSISIKAGTSLASEAGTSHASKAGTTLSTEGMTVSHKASATQTVDGGGQLALKGGIVQLN
- the tssH gene encoding type VI secretion system ATPase TssH, yielding MDIDIRTLLSRLNPECKLAMEQAAQLCVRQTHYNVDVEHLLLTLLESDAPDLRAILAHFGIKPETLTAQLQKAVDLFKRGNGRTPALSPNFSPLFQEAWLLSSMLLGEQQIRSGTLVLALLEVDSLRGMLLESAPALLNIPRASLRERLGAMLAGSAEDAGGAQAGSPATSEAGHANATPAAAPQAQAAMPSMAQGGANQGRKTALDQYTVDLTGLAREGNIDPIRGRDAEIRQLIDVLLRRRQNNPILTGEAGVGKTAVVEGFAQRIVQGDVPPALTNVSVRSLDLALLQAGAGVKGEFENRLKSVIAEVKSSAVPVILFIDEAHQLIGAGGSEGQGDAANLLKPALARGELRTIAATTWAEYKKYVERDPALARRFQVVKVEEPSEPVAIEMLRGMVQKLEEHHGVEILDEAVRDAVKLSHRYISGRQLPDKAISVLDTACARVAIGQNGLPEEIEALGRSLDTAENQLRIARHEAAMGAERADAIAAITKQLEDERAQHSRLTEKLSTEKRAVEEVLAWRKKIRGYLADQSGAGEPEEGESLTANLSRLEKGLEAVQNDEPMVPVCVDSETVAKVISGWTGIPVGRMLADELHTVLYLQDKLAERVVGQDEALDAIARRVRTFRADLDDPGKPVGVFLLVGPSGVGKTETAFALADLLYGGERNMITVNMSEFQEAHSVSGLKGAPPGYVGYGRGGVLTEAVRRRPYSVVLLDEMEKAHPDVLELFFQVFDKGVMEDGEGVPIDFKNTLILLTSNAAQDVITEASRGGRRPSPEELIEKLRPALLRQFSPAFLGRLVLVPYYHLGDAQINAIVNLKLERLAQRFTRNHLAQLTWDADLATLIAQRCKEVDSGARNVDHILTQSVLPELARQVLERISISEPFGGVHLALGATGDIEFRFLPKEA